From a single Photobacterium gaetbulicola Gung47 genomic region:
- a CDS encoding multidrug resistance protein D (COG0477) — MKQQLPSSSMARLLFLIIILAAVGQMTQTMYVPSIPAMSDFFSVKSAYLQAVMAAYLIPYGMSQFIYGPLSDRVGRRPVIIAGMAIFIVGSMAALFAPSFEWFLVATFVQGMGTGCSGAMCRTVTRDCFDGEQLHRANSLVSMGVIFSPLIAPVLGGYLSSVFDWQASYWFLLVFGALVTVAMMFMFTETLPKENRRNERVWVSYRYVLGNRRFQGYVLCLIATFAGIAVFEAAAGVLLGSVLKLDPKTVSLLFILPLPGYLAGSWLSAVLAKQIGNSRVMFLGMLAIIAGALAIFIPGMAGLVTVSSLIGGAFVYFIGAGILFPAATTAAIQPFPHHAGTAGAVLGGLQNLGAGLATLAASMMRAEDQYSLGAVMTVMAILVVLSLLWVRHSSRHDTPVLV, encoded by the coding sequence GTGAAACAGCAATTACCTTCTTCTAGCATGGCAAGATTGTTATTTCTAATAATCATTCTTGCGGCTGTAGGGCAAATGACCCAAACAATGTATGTGCCATCGATCCCGGCAATGTCGGATTTTTTCTCAGTAAAGTCGGCATATTTACAGGCAGTGATGGCGGCGTATCTCATTCCTTATGGCATGTCGCAGTTTATCTATGGACCTTTGTCTGACAGAGTTGGACGACGTCCAGTGATCATTGCGGGCATGGCAATTTTTATTGTCGGTTCAATGGCGGCGTTGTTTGCACCGAGCTTTGAGTGGTTCCTTGTTGCTACATTTGTTCAGGGGATGGGCACCGGTTGTAGTGGTGCCATGTGCCGAACTGTTACCCGAGATTGCTTTGACGGTGAACAGCTGCACCGGGCCAATAGTCTAGTCAGCATGGGGGTGATCTTTTCACCGCTTATTGCACCGGTGTTGGGGGGATACCTCTCGTCAGTATTCGATTGGCAGGCGAGCTACTGGTTCCTGTTGGTTTTCGGCGCCCTGGTCACGGTTGCGATGATGTTCATGTTTACCGAGACCCTGCCGAAAGAAAACCGCCGCAATGAGCGAGTGTGGGTAAGCTATCGCTATGTGCTGGGTAACCGCCGGTTCCAAGGGTATGTACTCTGTCTGATTGCGACATTCGCCGGTATTGCTGTATTCGAAGCAGCTGCAGGTGTGCTACTGGGTAGCGTACTTAAATTGGATCCGAAAACGGTGAGCCTGTTGTTTATTCTACCGTTGCCGGGTTACCTTGCGGGTTCATGGTTGTCGGCAGTGCTAGCCAAACAGATTGGTAATAGCCGTGTCATGTTCCTGGGGATGTTGGCAATTATTGCTGGCGCATTGGCAATCTTCATTCCGGGTATGGCTGGCCTAGTCACAGTTAGCTCATTGATTGGCGGTGCGTTTGTGTATTTCATTGGGGCAGGGATACTCTTTCCTGCGGCAACGACCGCTGCGATCCAGCCTTTTCCCCACCATGCCGGTACGGCAGGGGCTGTGCTGGGGGGATTACAGAACCTTGGTGCGGGCTTGGCGACGTTGGCTGCCTCTAT
- a CDS encoding hypothetical protein (COG2197,COG2200), protein MNMTLWLRWRFPFLFFLMGAVAIAFCSQPIRHYLFKSEVEKRLENIHKFYQERYLNVGHELQALIGELNFTCTPHDIALLRETIEQSTGIQLLELQTAEGHCSVYGNNVPLIKHFDNPVEVILHETVDFSYDIAPYHNHRLKVHYRLQEASLILITEPVQNVFTRSEVCSSCTAITFSRGGEEIQVYPMQGNEQYFPIASQPFGPNYAINVYATEQGIDYVTEHDLFLTQLLLFFMLLSVSLMIGLYRTPERTLKEMISFGLLKKEFVPFYQPIIDTRTDSMACCEVLIRWQRADGELISPNQFIPIAEHNGQIKLLTQYMLEQVIDQFQDEFFVNKGFYVSINVTPQQLEDDEFLHTTINLLKQRNVPAHRLAFEVTERIPFKNLAKAKSIIQQLTDFGISIKLDDAGTGYGGFSYLQNLPIDTLKIDKMFIDTIGTNDVKSNILDSIILFAKHAGLKVIAEGVETAEQVAYLHQRDIHLMQGFYFAKPMPFSEFRLYLQQDLQSSSS, encoded by the coding sequence ATGAACATGACTCTTTGGCTACGCTGGCGCTTTCCTTTCCTGTTCTTTCTAATGGGGGCAGTGGCTATTGCTTTTTGTTCGCAGCCCATCCGCCACTACCTGTTCAAAAGTGAAGTTGAGAAGCGACTCGAAAACATCCATAAGTTCTATCAGGAAAGATATCTGAATGTAGGGCATGAATTACAAGCGTTGATAGGCGAGCTCAACTTTACCTGCACACCGCACGATATCGCCTTACTGCGCGAAACTATCGAGCAGTCGACGGGTATCCAGCTGCTGGAGCTCCAGACAGCAGAGGGCCATTGCTCGGTATATGGCAACAATGTGCCGTTGATAAAACACTTTGATAATCCTGTCGAAGTTATCTTGCACGAAACTGTCGATTTTAGCTATGACATCGCTCCTTATCACAACCATCGCCTGAAGGTCCACTACCGGCTTCAAGAAGCCAGCCTGATCCTCATTACCGAGCCAGTGCAAAATGTTTTCACCCGCAGTGAGGTTTGCTCAAGCTGCACCGCCATCACCTTTAGCCGTGGCGGCGAAGAAATTCAGGTGTATCCGATGCAGGGCAATGAACAATACTTTCCTATTGCCAGCCAACCCTTTGGCCCGAACTATGCCATAAATGTCTATGCCACTGAGCAAGGGATCGACTATGTGACAGAGCATGACCTGTTCCTTACCCAGTTACTGCTGTTTTTTATGTTGCTGTCTGTTAGTTTGATGATCGGGCTGTACCGAACCCCCGAACGGACGTTGAAGGAAATGATATCCTTCGGCCTGCTCAAAAAGGAGTTTGTCCCTTTCTATCAACCGATTATCGATACCCGTACCGATTCGATGGCCTGCTGCGAAGTGTTGATACGTTGGCAACGCGCAGACGGGGAGCTTATTTCTCCTAATCAATTTATCCCCATCGCTGAACACAATGGTCAAATCAAGCTACTGACGCAATATATGCTTGAGCAAGTGATTGACCAATTCCAGGACGAGTTCTTTGTCAACAAGGGGTTTTACGTCAGTATTAATGTCACCCCGCAACAACTGGAGGACGACGAGTTTCTCCATACGACAATCAACTTGCTCAAACAGCGCAATGTCCCTGCCCACAGGCTGGCATTCGAGGTAACAGAGCGAATCCCATTTAAGAACCTGGCGAAAGCCAAGAGCATTATCCAGCAGCTGACAGACTTTGGCATTTCGATCAAGCTAGATGACGCTGGTACCGGTTATGGTGGGTTTAGCTACCTACAAAACCTGCCAATCGATACATTGAAGATCGATAAGATGTTTATCGACACTATCGGCACCAATGATGTTAAGTCCAACATACTTGACTCAATCATCCTGTTTGCCAAACACGCAGGCCTCAAAGTCATCGCCGAGGGTGTCGAAACAGCAGAACAGGTTGCCTACCTGCATCAACGCGATATTCATCTGATGCAAGGCTTCTATTTTGCC
- a CDS encoding GTP cyclohydrolase II (COG0807), translating to MVKVRARVPFKVGKRSDIPAELLSFRGLESGKEHVAVIFQNADQRSIPPLVRMHSECLTGDVFHSSRCDCGEQLDETIEKMGEQGGVLLYLRQEGRGIGLYNKIDAYELQSQGMNTYEANNHLGFGDDLRDFSEAAHMLAALGLKEIRLITNNPKKIRELEALGIVITEVVGTKAHLKDGNENYLKTKAAHGKHRFHFD from the coding sequence ATGGTTAAAGTAAGGGCCCGAGTGCCTTTTAAAGTCGGTAAAAGAAGTGATATTCCTGCTGAACTGCTTTCCTTCCGAGGACTAGAGTCAGGCAAAGAACATGTTGCTGTGATTTTCCAAAATGCCGATCAGCGTTCAATACCGCCACTTGTGCGTATGCATTCTGAGTGTCTAACGGGTGATGTTTTCCACTCTTCGCGTTGTGATTGTGGTGAACAGCTGGATGAAACCATTGAAAAGATGGGCGAGCAGGGCGGGGTACTGCTGTATTTGCGCCAAGAAGGTCGCGGGATTGGTCTTTATAATAAGATCGATGCTTATGAACTGCAAAGCCAGGGAATGAATACTTACGAGGCGAATAATCACCTCGGTTTTGGTGATGATCTGCGTGATTTCTCTGAGGCGGCCCACATGCTTGCGGCACTGGGCTTAAAAGAAATTCGCTTGATCACCAATAATCCGAAAAAAATCCGCGAGCTCGAAGCTCTCGGTATTGTGATTACAGAAGTGGTGGGTACTAAAGCACACCTTAAAGACGGTAATGAGAATTACCTGAAAACCAAAGCGGCTCACGGTAAGCACAGATTTCACTTTGATTAA